A stretch of the Photobacterium toruni genome encodes the following:
- the rep gene encoding DNA helicase Rep — protein MKLNPRQTEAVKYVSGPCLVLAGAGSGKTRVITNKIAYLVQKCDYKARNIAALTFTNKAAREMKERVGQTLGRQESKGLMVSTFHTLGLNIVRRECKYLGLKANFSLFDDQDQMALLKELTEEELDGDKDLLKQLQSTISNWKNDMLSPVDAAGRAQTERDQLFAHCYEMYQRQMKAYNALDFDDLILMPVLLLRDNQEVRQRWQNRIRYLLVDEYQDTNTSQYLFVKLLVGERARFTVVGDDDQSIYSWRGAQPENLALLNKDFPNLKVVKLEQNYRSTSRILRTANILIANNPHLFEKALFSAIPDGAMLKVLTAKNEEHEAEKVVGELIAHRFMNNTAYKDYAILYRGNHQSRLFEKALMQNRIPYKISGGTSFFSRVEIKDMMAYLRVLTNPDDDNAFLRIVNTPRREIGPVTLEKLGTYANMRGKSLFAASFEMGLEQHLSGRGLESLQRFTHWINQLTDNAERGDTVAAVRQLVRDIHYEDWLYETSASPKAAEMRMKNVSDLYSWITADLEGDNYDNEVKTLKEVVQRLTLRDMMERGEDDSDADQVQLMTLHASKGLEFPYVFLIGTEEGILPHQTSIDEDNVDEERRLAYVGITRAQRELTFTLCKERRQYGELIKPEPSRFLYELPQDDLEWESERKPVTAEERMQKGQAHIANIRNLFKK, from the coding sequence ATGAAACTGAACCCAAGGCAAACAGAAGCAGTTAAATACGTTTCCGGGCCGTGCTTAGTCTTGGCTGGAGCCGGATCGGGTAAGACGCGTGTAATTACCAATAAAATCGCTTATTTAGTGCAAAAGTGTGACTATAAAGCACGTAATATTGCAGCGTTAACCTTTACCAACAAAGCAGCACGTGAAATGAAAGAACGTGTTGGTCAAACATTAGGTCGTCAAGAATCCAAAGGGTTGATGGTGTCAACTTTCCATACTTTGGGGCTTAATATTGTGCGTCGAGAGTGTAAATATTTAGGTTTAAAGGCCAATTTTTCATTATTTGACGATCAAGATCAGATGGCGTTATTGAAAGAATTAACCGAAGAAGAACTTGACGGTGATAAAGATTTATTAAAGCAATTACAGTCAACCATTTCAAATTGGAAAAATGACATGTTATCGCCAGTTGATGCTGCTGGCCGCGCACAAACTGAGCGTGATCAATTGTTTGCCCATTGCTATGAAATGTACCAACGTCAAATGAAAGCTTATAACGCCCTAGATTTTGATGATCTGATTTTAATGCCAGTGTTGTTGCTGCGCGATAATCAAGAGGTACGTCAGCGGTGGCAAAATCGCATTCGTTATTTGCTGGTGGATGAGTACCAAGATACCAATACTAGCCAATATTTATTTGTGAAGTTATTGGTTGGTGAACGGGCGCGATTTACAGTAGTAGGTGATGATGATCAGTCAATTTATTCGTGGCGTGGTGCACAGCCCGAAAATTTAGCCTTACTTAATAAAGACTTCCCTAATCTTAAAGTGGTTAAGCTTGAGCAAAATTACCGCTCAACCAGTCGTATTCTACGAACTGCCAATATTCTTATTGCTAATAACCCCCACTTATTTGAAAAAGCACTGTTTTCTGCAATCCCTGATGGGGCGATGTTGAAAGTGTTGACCGCTAAAAATGAAGAGCATGAAGCCGAAAAAGTCGTTGGTGAATTGATCGCGCATCGATTTATGAATAACACCGCTTATAAAGATTATGCGATTTTATACCGCGGCAATCACCAGTCGCGATTATTTGAAAAAGCGTTAATGCAAAACCGAATTCCCTATAAGATTTCTGGTGGCACCTCATTTTTCTCACGGGTTGAAATCAAAGATATGATGGCGTATTTACGTGTATTAACTAACCCTGATGACGACAATGCTTTTTTACGGATAGTGAACACACCACGTCGTGAAATTGGCCCAGTTACCCTCGAAAAGTTGGGAACATACGCTAATATGCGGGGGAAAAGTTTGTTTGCTGCCAGTTTTGAAATGGGGCTTGAACAGCATCTTTCTGGGCGAGGTTTGGAGTCATTACAGCGCTTTACTCATTGGATTAATCAGCTAACAGATAATGCTGAACGGGGCGATACCGTGGCTGCTGTACGTCAGTTAGTGCGTGATATTCATTATGAAGATTGGCTTTATGAAACATCAGCGAGTCCAAAAGCGGCTGAAATGAGAATGAAAAATGTCTCTGATTTATACAGCTGGATCACTGCTGATTTAGAGGGCGATAACTACGATAATGAAGTTAAAACCCTTAAAGAAGTCGTGCAGCGGTTAACATTGCGCGACATGATGGAGCGTGGTGAGGATGACAGCGATGCTGATCAAGTGCAGTTAATGACCTTGCACGCATCTAAAGGCTTGGAATTCCCTTATGTATTTTTGATTGGTACTGAAGAAGGTATTTTGCCGCATCAAACCAGTATTGATGAAGATAATGTTGATGAAGAGCGTCGCCTTGCTTATGTTGGAATCACTCGCGCGCAACGAGAGCTAACGTTCACGCTATGTAAAGAGCGTCGTCAGTATGGTGAGTTAATTAAACCAGAACCCAGTCGCTTTTTATATGAGTTACCACAAGATGATTTAGAGTGGGAAAGTGAGCGTAAACCCGTTACAGCTGAAGAGCGAATGCAAAAAGGTCAAGCCCATATTGCCAATATTCGTAATTTATTTAAGAAATAA
- a CDS encoding c-type cytochrome — protein sequence MDLSLRQWLVSIAVGVGFSNIAMATDMSATAIYDRIKPTGNIHIEGSTPPPVTATTSIRTGQAIYDQYCASCHNSGLMGAPQKGNADDWAARISQGDAVLAKHAIEGFNAMPAKGACMDCSDEEIIAAINYMIKPN from the coding sequence ATGGATTTATCTTTACGACAATGGCTCGTTTCTATTGCTGTTGGGGTTGGTTTCTCTAACATAGCAATGGCAACCGATATGTCAGCAACCGCTATCTATGATCGAATAAAACCCACAGGTAATATACATATCGAAGGATCAACACCACCCCCTGTTACTGCCACGACGTCAATACGAACAGGCCAAGCAATTTATGACCAATATTGTGCCTCTTGCCATAATTCTGGATTGATGGGCGCACCACAAAAAGGGAATGCTGATGATTGGGCTGCTCGCATAAGCCAAGGTGATGCGGTGCTCGCCAAGCATGCTATTGAAGGCTTTAATGCTATGCCCGCAAAAGGGGCCTGTATGGATTGCAGCGATGAGGAAATTATTGCGGCCATCAACTATATGATAAAACCTAATTAA
- a CDS encoding dipeptide ABC transporter ATP-binding protein, which translates to MALLEVKNLRIEYPSRHGTHAAVKSLSFTIDRGEIVGVVGESGAGKSTVGNAVIDLLSPPGQIANGEVFLDGTKISGLSADKMRQVRGSKIGFIFQDPMTSLNPLFTVEQQLTETIVTNLHVSSSDALKRALVLMEQVGIPEPQLRIKQYPHQFSGGMRQRVVIAIALAGEPDLIIADEPTTALDVSIQDQILTLIRDLCVQKNVGCMLVTHDMGVVSNVTDRVAVMYRGDLVEMGTTEQVLQRPQHPYTQSLISAVPRSDIKLKRFPLVTYIEDVQQAPVLDVKNHWLGQSQDQRTYQGALLEVANVNLRFITKDSLFESRREYVQANNDVSFHIAEGETFGLVGESGSGKSTIARVIAGLYPPNSGTVRFEGIDLTALKSEAQRRPLRRQMQMVFQNPYTSMNPRMRIFDIIAEPIRFHKLTKNEAQTRQIVNDLLDHVGLGRAAGIKYPHEFSGGQRQRISIARALATRPRLLICDEPTSALDVSVQAQILNLLKDLQDELNLTMLFISHDLPVIRQMCDRIGVMQQGTLLEVAPTEQLFTAPQHQYSQHLISLMPEFKGLAVKPLQRA; encoded by the coding sequence ATGGCATTATTAGAAGTAAAAAATTTACGAATAGAATATCCCTCGCGTCATGGTACACATGCTGCGGTAAAATCTCTGTCGTTCACCATTGATCGTGGTGAAATTGTGGGCGTTGTTGGTGAATCTGGCGCAGGTAAATCGACGGTAGGTAATGCCGTGATTGATTTATTAAGCCCCCCTGGACAAATTGCTAATGGTGAGGTTTTTCTCGATGGCACTAAAATATCAGGTTTAAGCGCCGATAAAATGCGTCAAGTTCGAGGTTCAAAAATTGGGTTTATTTTTCAAGATCCAATGACCTCATTAAATCCATTATTTACGGTTGAGCAGCAATTAACTGAAACCATAGTGACTAATTTACATGTTTCATCATCTGATGCACTTAAACGGGCATTAGTGTTGATGGAGCAGGTCGGTATTCCAGAGCCACAACTGCGAATTAAACAATATCCTCATCAATTTTCTGGTGGTATGCGACAACGGGTAGTTATCGCGATTGCGTTGGCGGGTGAGCCTGATTTAATTATTGCCGATGAACCGACCACTGCACTCGATGTTTCGATTCAAGATCAAATTCTAACTTTGATTCGTGATTTATGCGTGCAGAAAAATGTTGGTTGTATGCTGGTGACTCATGATATGGGCGTGGTCTCAAATGTCACTGATCGCGTCGCGGTTATGTATCGCGGCGACTTAGTTGAAATGGGGACCACTGAGCAAGTCTTACAACGACCACAACATCCTTACACTCAAAGTTTAATCTCGGCAGTACCGCGCTCTGATATCAAACTAAAACGATTTCCGTTAGTGACATATATTGAAGATGTTCAACAAGCACCTGTATTAGATGTCAAAAATCATTGGCTAGGACAAAGCCAAGATCAGCGTACTTACCAAGGTGCATTGCTTGAGGTTGCCAACGTTAACTTACGTTTTATTACTAAAGATTCATTGTTTGAAAGTCGACGTGAATATGTCCAAGCCAATAATGATGTCAGTTTTCATATTGCCGAAGGTGAAACCTTTGGTTTAGTGGGAGAATCAGGTTCGGGTAAATCAACCATTGCGCGGGTTATTGCCGGTTTATATCCGCCAAATAGTGGCACAGTACGGTTTGAAGGGATTGATCTTACTGCCTTAAAAAGTGAGGCACAACGCCGTCCTTTGCGTCGTCAAATGCAAATGGTATTTCAAAACCCTTATACCTCAATGAATCCAAGAATGCGTATTTTTGACATTATTGCTGAGCCAATTCGATTTCATAAATTAACTAAAAATGAAGCGCAAACTCGGCAAATAGTGAATGATTTATTGGATCATGTTGGTTTAGGGCGTGCCGCTGGAATTAAATATCCTCATGAATTTTCTGGTGGCCAACGCCAGCGGATCTCGATTGCGCGCGCACTGGCAACTCGACCGCGATTATTAATTTGTGATGAGCCAACCTCGGCACTGGATGTTTCAGTACAAGCACAAATTTTGAATCTATTAAAAGATCTACAAGATGAGCTTAATTTGACGATGTTATTTATTAGTCACGATTTACCCGTGATCCGTCAAATGTGTGATCGCATTGGGGTGATGCAACAAGGGACATTGTTAGAAGTCGCTCCTACAGAGCAATTATTTACCGCACCACAACATCAATATAGTCAGCATTTGATTTCACTAATGCCAGAGTTTAAAGGATTAGCAGTTAAACCGCTGCAACGCGCTTAA
- a CDS encoding ABC transporter substrate-binding protein, with protein sequence MKTIKNKLALALVAAGLSFSVTAADLKLGYASDPVSLDPHEQLSGGTLQLSHMVFDPLVRFTQKMDFELRLAQSWQRIDANTFRFTLRQGVKFHSGNPLTADDVIWTFNRLQSSPDFKAIFEPYSEMKKVDDYTVDIISKGAYPLVLQTATYIFPMDSKFYSGKTADGKDKAEVAKHGNSFASSHMSGTGPFTVTQREQGVKVEFTRFAGYWDTASKGNVDTITLLPIKEDATRVAALLSGGVDMIDHVAPNDHKRLKSAAGVELVTLPGTRLISFQMNQNSNEALKDVRVRQAIVHAINNEGIVKKIMKGFATAAGQQSPAGYQGHDSELVPRYDVKQAKQLMKDAGYEKGFTLTMLAPNNRYVNDAKIAQATAAMLSKIGIKVDLKTLPKAQYWPEFDKCAADMMMIGWHADTEDSANMTEFLTMTRNEETGKGQYNCGFYSNPEVDKLVTAANVETDPAKRIAMLKQIEVTLYNDAAFVPLHWQSTAWGARDNVHADAIVNAMEMPYFGDLVVDEK encoded by the coding sequence ATGAAAACCATCAAGAATAAATTAGCGCTAGCATTGGTTGCTGCGGGGTTAAGTTTTAGTGTGACGGCCGCAGATTTAAAGCTTGGTTACGCGTCTGATCCAGTATCACTTGATCCTCATGAGCAACTGTCTGGCGGCACGTTGCAGTTATCACATATGGTATTTGATCCATTAGTGCGCTTTACTCAAAAAATGGATTTTGAACTACGGTTGGCACAAAGTTGGCAGCGTATTGATGCCAATACGTTTCGATTTACATTACGCCAAGGGGTGAAGTTCCACTCAGGTAATCCGCTAACGGCTGATGATGTGATTTGGACCTTTAATCGCCTGCAATCATCACCTGATTTTAAAGCGATTTTTGAACCGTATTCAGAGATGAAAAAGGTTGATGATTATACTGTCGATATTATCTCTAAAGGCGCTTATCCATTGGTTCTTCAAACTGCGACCTACATTTTCCCAATGGATAGTAAGTTCTATAGCGGTAAGACTGCAGATGGTAAAGATAAAGCCGAAGTAGCTAAACACGGTAATTCATTTGCTTCAAGCCACATGTCAGGTACAGGTCCATTTACAGTGACTCAACGTGAGCAAGGGGTAAAAGTTGAATTTACGCGCTTTGCTGGTTATTGGGATACGGCTTCAAAAGGTAACGTTGATACCATCACGCTATTACCAATCAAAGAAGATGCAACCCGTGTTGCGGCATTACTTTCTGGTGGTGTCGATATGATTGACCATGTTGCACCTAATGATCATAAGCGTCTTAAGAGTGCTGCTGGGGTTGAGTTAGTTACATTACCTGGAACACGTTTGATCTCATTTCAAATGAACCAAAATAGTAATGAAGCGCTTAAAGATGTCCGTGTTCGTCAAGCGATTGTGCATGCGATTAATAATGAAGGCATCGTTAAAAAGATCATGAAAGGGTTTGCAACCGCAGCAGGGCAACAAAGTCCAGCGGGTTATCAAGGTCATGATAGTGAGTTAGTGCCTCGTTATGATGTGAAGCAAGCTAAACAGTTAATGAAAGATGCGGGTTACGAAAAAGGCTTTACATTGACGATGCTGGCGCCAAATAACCGTTATGTGAATGATGCTAAAATTGCTCAAGCAACCGCTGCAATGCTGTCGAAAATTGGGATTAAGGTTGATCTGAAAACGCTACCTAAGGCGCAGTACTGGCCTGAATTTGATAAATGTGCTGCTGATATGATGATGATTGGTTGGCATGCTGATACCGAAGATTCAGCGAATATGACTGAATTTTTAACCATGACTCGCAACGAAGAAACAGGTAAAGGTCAATATAACTGTGGTTTCTATTCTAACCCTGAAGTGGATAAGTTAGTGACCGCGGCTAACGTAGAAACTGATCCGGCAAAGCGGATTGCAATGCTGAAACAAATTGAAGTCACGCTTTATAACGATGCGGCATTTGTACCATTACATTGGCAGAGTACTGCTTGGGGAGCGCGTGATAATGTTCATGCAGATGCGATCGTTAACGCAATGGAAATGCCCTATTTTGGCGACCTTGTTGTCGATGAGAAATAA
- a CDS encoding ABC transporter permease, with amino-acid sequence MFSFLVKRLFQALIVMFVISLVAFAIQDNLGDPLRELVGQSVSEAERQQLRDDLGLNDPFVTKYSRFLGNAVQGDLGTSYTFKRPAIEVILDKLVATFELVFGATVIIILVSIPLGVYSAIHPRSVFTKAVMAFSSIGISIPVFLTAIMLMYVFSIELGWLPSFGRGETANYLGWESGFFTIDGLKHLVLPCVALASIMLPLFIRLVRSEMLEVLSSEYIKFAKAKGLPMNKIYYQHALKNTMLPVLTVGGVQIGTMIAYTILTESVFQWPGTGLLFLDAINRVDTPLITAYVIFVGLIFVVTNTIVDLLYGLVNPTVDLTGKGA; translated from the coding sequence ATGTTTTCGTTTCTGGTCAAACGCCTGTTTCAGGCACTGATAGTGATGTTTGTGATCAGTCTGGTGGCTTTTGCCATTCAGGACAACCTTGGCGATCCGTTACGAGAACTGGTTGGACAGTCGGTATCAGAAGCTGAACGGCAACAATTACGTGATGATTTGGGGCTTAACGATCCGTTTGTTACCAAATATAGTCGTTTTCTGGGGAATGCCGTTCAAGGTGATTTAGGGACTTCATATACATTTAAGCGCCCTGCGATTGAGGTGATTTTAGATAAATTAGTCGCAACCTTTGAACTCGTATTTGGCGCCACGGTGATCATTATTTTAGTGTCGATTCCACTGGGAGTGTATTCCGCTATTCACCCGCGGAGTGTATTTACCAAAGCTGTTATGGCATTTAGTAGTATTGGTATTTCTATTCCGGTGTTTTTAACGGCAATAATGTTGATGTATGTATTCTCAATTGAATTAGGGTGGTTACCGTCGTTTGGGCGTGGTGAAACAGCGAATTATCTGGGTTGGGAATCTGGTTTCTTTACTATTGATGGTCTAAAACACTTAGTACTGCCATGTGTGGCGTTAGCCTCGATTATGTTGCCGTTGTTTATTCGTTTAGTGCGATCTGAAATGTTGGAAGTTTTAAGTTCAGAGTACATCAAATTTGCTAAGGCAAAGGGACTACCGATGAATAAGATTTACTACCAACATGCGCTTAAAAACACCATGTTACCGGTATTAACCGTGGGTGGCGTGCAGATTGGAACCATGATCGCTTACACCATTTTGACTGAGAGTGTATTTCAGTGGCCAGGTACTGGACTGTTATTTTTAGATGCCATTAATCGAGTTGATACTCCACTTATTACCGCGTATGTGATTTTTGTAGGACTGATTTTTGTGGTCACCAATACTATTGTTGACCTGCTTTATGGGTTAGTTAACCCAACAGTAGATTTGACGGGCAAGGGAGCGTAA